From Treponema sp. OMZ 787:
CTTCAACAACATAACCTTCTTTAATTGTCCCCGCCTCTGGAGCCTCAAAATTATTTAAGTACTCCTCTTGTAATTGTGCTTGGATGTTTCCGTTGGAGTCTTTTTCAACATCCTTTACCACTTCCATCTTTTCCATAGATAACCCTTTATTATTGATATTTTCCGACTTTGACATCGGCATTATTGCCGACACCTTCGCCAGCATTTTTGCATAAACTTCATTTATATTTAAGCCCGATGTATCTAAATATACGGCATCGGGAGCTATTTTTAAGCTGCCCTCTTTTTTGTTTTTATCCACCTCATCTCTTTCGAGAATCGTTTTTTTTATTTCTTCCAGCGAAAGATTGCTTGTTCCCTGATTGAAGCGTCTTTTTGCCCTGGCCTCTGCCGAAGCGTCAAGATAAAACTTAATATCGGCGTTAGGAAATACAACAGTTGTCATATCCCTGCCTTCACAAACAGCTCCGGTCTTAGCGGCTTCTTCACGAATCTTTTTATTTAAGATACGCCTTATAGGAACTATAGCTGAAAGAGGAGCAACAATTGATTCAACTGCATCACTTCGAAGATAAGCTTCAACATTTTCATTACCTAAAAACATTGAACCGTTTATATAAAACAGTTCAGTCTTTTCTGCAAATGATGTCCATTTTTCTTCATCGGAAATATCGGGCTCCTGTCCGCCGCTTCCGTCATCCCCTCCTCCGGAAGAACGCAGCACGGCAAGAGCCAAGGCTCTATAAAAGCTGCCCGTATTCATAAATGTGATGTTCAAATGTTCAGCAAGCATCTTGGCAAGGGTGCTTTTGCCTGAGCCTGCAGGTCCATCAATCGCTATTATCATATTATACGATTATACAATTTTTTTCACATTATGTATATACTTTTTTATAAAAAGTATAGTATTTTTTTCTAAAATATATTATTATGTGGGTGATTATGGGAAAAAAAAATACATCTTTAGGCTGTTTTTTTTGGCTTGCATTTATTTTATTGATAGCCCTGCTATTTTTTATCAACAAAGACAATATTGCCCGCGTTTTTGAAAATACAAATGCTATGAGCATCTTCCAAAAAAAAGAACCTCAGCAAGAAAAAGAAATAGAGGCGGACCTTCAAGGCATTCAAAACGAAATAGAAAAAATAAGAGCCGCAGAAAAAGCGGAAGAAGCTTCTGAAAAAAAAACGGAAATCAAGCCTGAAGAAACGCCTAACCAAGCTCAAAAAACGGAAAAAAAAGATTCCGGCGAAGAAAAAACTCAAAAAGACACAAAACCTAAAGAAGAAAAGAAAATAGCTTCTCAAAAATCAAACGAAAAAACGGCAAAAACTGAAGTTCAATCCGTAAAAAAAACACAGGAAAACAAGAACAAAGAAGAATCAAAAAAAGAAGAGCCCAAACTTGAGCAAAAAAAAGAAAAACGGAATTACAAGGTTTATTTGGCCAAAATAGATTCGGACGGTAAATTGGTAAGAAAGGCTGTTATGAGGCAGCTTATAAAAACCGATTCTCCATTAACTGATGCCATACAAAGCCTCCTTCAAGGCCCGACAACCGAAGAGGCAAAACAAGGCTTCCGCTCCTTTATTCCACCCGATACAAAACTTTTATCGATAGAGGTAAAAAACGGGGTTGCAGAAGTAAACATAAGTGAAGATTTTCAGTTTAACCGGTATGGTATAGAAGCTTATCAGGCCCAGCTTGAACAGATAGTTTTCACCGCATGCGAATTTTCAACAGTAAGTTCGGTTCAGTTTTTAATCAACGGCAAGAAAAAAGAATATCTTGGAGCTGAAGGCATATGGATAGGCTCCCCGCTCTCGGTTAACTCTTTTGTAAGATAAGATTATTTTTAAATTTTAAAGATAAGCCATAAAAAATTATTGCAGTTTATAAGCTGGATGCCCCGCCTACAAACTGCAATTTTAAATTAATATCAAACATTAGCCCAAAAATACTTGAGCATTATTATCGATAGCCAATATAGTTTTACATTCAGAACATCTAAAACGGCCGGCCTTAGTAGCCTTAAGTTTCTTTGAACATATAGGGCAGGCAAAGATTTTTGGAAATACTTGTGCATTTGCGGTTGTGCTTGAGCTTTGGAAAAAGGCTACCGCATCAGACAAGGCATCCTTAATATTGAAAAATTGTGAAAAGCCTAGAAGCTGGAATATTTCATATACCTTAGGCTGAATATCCAATAAAACTATATCTCCGCCTCTTGGTTTTACGGTTTTTAAAAAGGCTGTAAACGAACCTATACCCGTCGAAGAAACATAGTTTAAAGCTGCACAATTAAATACAATCTGTATAAAACCGCCGTCTATAATTTTTGCAATGCGCTTTTGAAAAAACGCAGAGTTATAGGTATCAATGTAGCCGTTCAAAAAAACGACCACGCATTTGTCAAGTCCATCTACTCTTTGAAGCCGAATCTTCAAGCTGTCATCTTTTTCATCATCGAAGCCGGCTATAACACTGTTATTACTCATAATTCTCCCGATTTACTTTCAAAATAAAGAAATAATCCAGTATCTCTAGCCTATATTATACCCTTTATTTTAAAAAAAGTCAAACATAAAACAAAAAAATATATATTTTTCTGTACCTGTACTTTATAATAATTCAAATAATACCATACAAGAACAAAGACATCCTATCACAGTTACAATATCGGCGGATATTTACAAGGTTATAGCTTATTTTTTAAAATTTCACAATTTTTTTTAATTTCTATTGACATAAGGGCTGAATGAGGGCAATATACAAAAATGAACTTTGAAAAAACAATTATTTTGTGCCGTCCCGAAACAAGTGCAAACATAGGAGCCGTATGCAGAGTTATGGCAAATACAGGTTTTCACGATTTGAGAATTACGGGAAATAAAGAGGATTATGATGAAACGGAGGTCTTAAAACTGGCCCTTCACGCCTCCCATGTGTGGAAAAAAGCTCATTTTTATCCTCCGACAATCGAAGGACTAAAAGATGCCGCCTCGGACTGTTCAGCCTTGATAGGAACAAGCAGGCGTACCGGCCATAAGCGTAAAGACCTGGGTATAAGCCCGGAAGAACTTTGTATGGATTTAAAAAAATTTTATGGGGGCAGACTAGGTCTTGTTTTTGGGAATGAAAGGACTGGACTCATAGATGAAGAGCTTAATCTATGCTCGTTTTCGGTTAATATCCCTGCTGAAGAAGCCTTCGGCTCGTATAATCTTTCACATGCAGTACTTATTCTTTGTTACTCAATTTACATTGCAGAAAAAGATAACCCAAGTACGGAAAAAAACATCTACTTAAAAAAGGCCTCAATGAAGATGATTCAAGAAAATTCCGAACAGATATGTAAATACCTTTCAGGCCTCGGTTTATTTAAAAAAGGCGGAAAAAAAATAAACGAAACCTTTTTTATCGAGCTTTTATCCTCTGCGGGTGCTTCTGAATTCGATACTATGCATTTAACTGAAATTTTTAAGAAACTTTTTTTCATGTATAGTTGTTAGTATACAAATTAAGAGTATGCATTATGTAATAAAAAACATATTTTTTGTTGAAAATTATCGGTTAATGCATTATATTGTCAAGTAATAGGTTGGCTTTTAGGAGGGAGATTATGGTAACTGTTTTGTCGGTAGGAGGCTCGATAGTAGCTCCGGATAAACCTGATTTTGATTTTTTAGATAAATTTTCAAAAATTATAAGAACTTGGCTTTCTCAAGACTCATCACGAAAACTCATCATGGTAATCGGAGGCGGAGCTCCGGCCCGGGATTATCAAAACGCATATAGAACAGTGTGTGATCTAAGAAAGGGTTCTGTAAAGAATGATGAAGCAGATTGGATAGGAATAATGGCTACAAGGCTCAATGCCCAGCTTGTCAAGGCTGTTTTTGAAGATCTTTGTCCTAATCCTGTAGTTTATGATCCCACATCAGTGGATATGTTCGGCGGTCAAATTCTGGTTGCAGCCGGCTGGAAGCCCGGTTTTTCTACAGACAATGATGCCGTACTCCTTGCCGAAAGATTTTCGGGAAATTTGGTAGTAAATCTTTCAAACATTGCTAAGGTCTATACAGATGACCCAAAAAAGAATCC
This genomic window contains:
- a CDS encoding GerMN domain-containing protein — translated: MGKKNTSLGCFFWLAFILLIALLFFINKDNIARVFENTNAMSIFQKKEPQQEKEIEADLQGIQNEIEKIRAAEKAEEASEKKTEIKPEETPNQAQKTEKKDSGEEKTQKDTKPKEEKKIASQKSNEKTAKTEVQSVKKTQENKNKEESKKEEPKLEQKKEKRNYKVYLAKIDSDGKLVRKAVMRQLIKTDSPLTDAIQSLLQGPTTEEAKQGFRSFIPPDTKLLSIEVKNGVAEVNISEDFQFNRYGIEAYQAQLEQIVFTACEFSTVSSVQFLINGKKKEYLGAEGIWIGSPLSVNSFVR
- a CDS encoding STAS domain-containing protein yields the protein MSNNSVIAGFDDEKDDSLKIRLQRVDGLDKCVVVFLNGYIDTYNSAFFQKRIAKIIDGGFIQIVFNCAALNYVSSTGIGSFTAFLKTVKPRGGDIVLLDIQPKVYEIFQLLGFSQFFNIKDALSDAVAFFQSSSTTANAQVFPKIFACPICSKKLKATKAGRFRCSECKTILAIDNNAQVFLG
- a CDS encoding RNA methyltransferase, with the translated sequence MNFEKTIILCRPETSANIGAVCRVMANTGFHDLRITGNKEDYDETEVLKLALHASHVWKKAHFYPPTIEGLKDAASDCSALIGTSRRTGHKRKDLGISPEELCMDLKKFYGGRLGLVFGNERTGLIDEELNLCSFSVNIPAEEAFGSYNLSHAVLILCYSIYIAEKDNPSTEKNIYLKKASMKMIQENSEQICKYLSGLGLFKKGGKKINETFFIELLSSAGASEFDTMHLTEIFKKLFFMYSC
- the pyrH gene encoding UMP kinase; its protein translation is MVTVLSVGGSIVAPDKPDFDFLDKFSKIIRTWLSQDSSRKLIMVIGGGAPARDYQNAYRTVCDLRKGSVKNDEADWIGIMATRLNAQLVKAVFEDLCPNPVVYDPTSVDMFGGQILVAAGWKPGFSTDNDAVLLAERFSGNLVVNLSNIAKVYTDDPKKNPEAKPIDSISWEDFIKIVGTEWVPGKNTPFDPIASQRAQKAGIKVICAAGKDIENLENILNGKEFKGTVIG